The following are encoded in a window of Rosa chinensis cultivar Old Blush chromosome 4, RchiOBHm-V2, whole genome shotgun sequence genomic DNA:
- the LOC121052867 gene encoding probable cyclic nucleotide-gated ion channel 14 yields MGRGKYKNKPTGQRQFSSREDLHMLYLLHIFIKLRTTYISPKTRVFGRGELVMDPKKIARRYLRSDFFVDLIATLPLPQIVIWFIIPAFKSSSSGHTHNAPVLIIVLLQYVPRLYLIFPLSSQIIKANGVVTKTAWAGAAYNLILYSLHVS; encoded by the exons ATGGGCAGAGGAAAGTACAAGAACAAGCCCACTGGTCAGCGCCAGTTCTCCAGTCGCGAAGATCTTC ACATGCTCTATCTGCTTCATATTTTCATCAAGTTGAGGACAACTTATATATCACCAAAAACTAGAGTTTTTGGGAGGGGTGAACTTGTTATGGATCCCAAAAAGATTGCTAGAAGGTATCTGAGATCAGATTTCTTCGTAGATCTTATAGCTACACTGCCTCTCCCTCAG ATTGTCATATGGTTCATCATACCTGCATTTAAAAGCTCCAGTTCTGGCCATACCCATAATGCCCCTGTACTGATTATTGTTCTGCTCCAATATGTTCCTAGATTGTATCTCATTTTCCCACTAAGTTCTCAGATCATCAAAGCCAATGGTGTGGTCACAAAGACAGCTTGGGCTGGGGCTGCATATAATCTCATACTCTACAGTCTACATGTTAGCTAG